One part of the Glycine soja cultivar W05 chromosome 11, ASM419377v2, whole genome shotgun sequence genome encodes these proteins:
- the LOC114376349 gene encoding protein FANTASTIC FOUR 3-like, producing the protein MAAIVCQSRLHRLMLASPKPPPQQPFKSCCFWEESNYAKPHYDDEDNYKADDTPTDWSSIQALSSTVTVSNSIYEVKQSSSLLRLSPKSLELCTEKLGNETGSDDITAETGNDDLLSSSSSSSEITREQKSKKVREAARTFPPPLRTIRGSESIRVRPHREDGRLVLQLTKVVPSCFQALRSPGRLRLCFWTNDDIQETQDHVEDNQKEIEKMEQQEQDQSVDDVVENNGRGWEHEQTKGCNSWTVVERPSSSCKEEGDHENNDFLINWGEPRLVTTS; encoded by the coding sequence ATGGCTGCAATTGTGTGCCAGTCAAGATTACACAGACTTATGTTGGCATCCCCAAAACCTCCTCCTCAACAACCCTTCAAGTCTTGTTGCTTCTGGGAAGAATCCAATTATGCTAAACCACATTATGACGATGAAGACAATTACAAAGCCGACGACACCCCAACAGATTGGAGCTCCATTCAAGCTCTTTCAAGTACTGTGACTGTGAGCAACTCTAtatatgaggtgaaacaatcATCATCGCTGCTGAGACTCAGCCCCAAGAGTTTGGAGCTCTGCACGGAGAAACTAGGGAATGAGACAGGAAGTGATGACATCACAGCTGAGACTGGCAATGATGActtgctctcttcttcttcttcttcttcagaaaTTACAAGGGAGCAGAAAAGTAAGAAAGTGCGTGAAGCAGCTCGGACTTTTCCACCACCTTTGAGAACGATAAGAGGATCAGAGTCGATACGAGTGAGGCCCCACAGAGAAGATGGGAGGTTAGTGCTTCAACTCACTAAGGTGGTCCCATCTTGTTTCCAAGCTCTGAGAAGCCCTGGCCGCCTTCGTCTCTGCTTTTGGACTAATGATGATATTCAAGAAACACAAGATCATGTGGAGGATAACCAAAAAGAGATAGAAAAAATGGAACAACAAGAACAAGATCAAAgtgttgatgatgttgttgaGAATAATGGGCGTGGATGGGAACACGAACAAACCAAAGGTTGCAACAGTTGGACTGTTGTTGAGAGGCCAAGCAGCAGCTGCAAGGAAGAAGGTGACCATGAAAACAATGATTTCTTAATAAATTGGGGGGAACCTCGTTTGGTCACCacttcataa